Proteins encoded together in one Rhodothermales bacterium window:
- the recR gene encoding recombination mediator RecR, with amino-acid sequence MHFTSEAVEALVEQLTRLPSIGRKTAHRLVSYILKMPREEVVEMAKALVAVKDRVRNCVVCFNVCDGEKCSICTSPRRDQSLICVVEESNDVMALERTNEYTGVYHVLGGVISPLDGIGPEELRIRELVARIQPAGAGEADRPATREVILAMNPNVEGDTTAYYLAQLLKPLGVRLTRIARGLPIGGDLEYADEATLSRALEGRVVL; translated from the coding sequence ATGCACTTTACGTCCGAAGCCGTCGAAGCGCTCGTCGAACAGCTCACTCGCCTTCCCTCCATCGGCCGCAAGACGGCGCATCGCCTCGTCTCGTACATCCTGAAGATGCCCCGCGAGGAGGTCGTCGAGATGGCGAAAGCGCTCGTTGCCGTTAAGGACCGTGTCCGCAACTGCGTCGTCTGCTTCAACGTGTGCGACGGCGAGAAGTGCTCGATCTGCACCTCGCCACGGCGGGACCAGAGCCTCATCTGCGTGGTCGAGGAATCAAACGACGTGATGGCCCTCGAACGGACGAACGAGTACACAGGCGTCTATCATGTGCTCGGCGGCGTCATCAGCCCGCTCGATGGGATAGGTCCCGAGGAGTTGCGCATCCGGGAACTGGTGGCGCGTATCCAGCCGGCGGGCGCCGGCGAGGCGGACCGCCCCGCCACCCGCGAAGTCATCCTGGCGATGAACCCCAATGTCGAGGGCGATACCACGGCCTATTACCTCGCCCAGCTGCTCAAACCCTTAGGCGTCCGCCTCACCCGCATCGCCCGGGGCCTACCCATCGGAGGAGACCTGGAATACGCCGACGAAGCCACGTTGTCGCGTGCACTGGAAGGACGCGTGGTTTTGTAA